The nucleotide sequence AGTAATAACTTGTTTATGAACTTTACCATAGGATGCATGTCAATTTGTATTGCTGACTCCTATATTTCCTTAATAACCATAACAAAAAAATATCTCTCCCAAATATTAAATAATTGTCGTTCTTTATTGTTAATAGCTGATTATATTCTCAAATGATTAATTTACGTGTATGTTTCATACActtgaaagaaagaataaatgTTACATTTCTGTCAGTTCTCTCAATATactttttaatttagtttagtcTCATAAGTCATAACTGTGTAATTGTCTTTAgtattagaaaaaatattaatGAATTGGGTAGAAAACGTTTTAGGCATTTATAATATGTTTGGTTGGCCAATATTACCTTTTAAGTTACCTTAAAATTTTAATGATAATGAAAGTTGTAGACTTGTAGCACAATGATATTGTTACTTTCTTTGTTATCGCTGCTATATTTCAGAGAATAAAATTATGGATTAGGAGCGATTAAGCGAATAAAATTTGTTTACTTAAGGCTGTTTACTTCAGCATACTTTTAGTGTAAGTTAATACCCTAAAAACCCCTTAAACTAATATATTTTTGTTAGTTTCCTACTTAAACTATTCGGTGTCCCCAAAATCCTCCTGAACTATACTGCCCTTTATATTAAAACTCCCTTCGTTGCTGACCTAGCATAACGTGTGTAATACTCGCTTAGGAGCGCATGACAACTGgggaaaaaacatcaaaataccCCACCTGACAGAAAATAATGGCTAATTAGCATAACCctctttcaaatttatttttttaataaatattctccTTATTTCAATTATATCCATTtttcttcctcatttttcaccattcttccttatttttcacttttcttctttatttttcaccttcttcattttttttaaacttttttcagTTCTCCGTATGGGTTTCTTCTGGAAAAATTTATCCCTCTCTTGAAGAGTATCAATTTAAATCTTCTTATTAAACTCAACACCTTGTAGAGAATAAAGTTGAATCTCTTGAACTTTCTTTATGTAATCTAAAATTAGAGAATGTAATTGTTGGCCAATTAATGTTTTATTTgcgaaattttattttgtgtaattttttTATGTAATATAAGATGACTTTTAAGAATGCAACATTATATGcctttatattatatttttattgcgCTACAAAGTGAATATAAATAAGGACTTATCAATTGGAGTCTAGCATAAAGTACAATTACAATTAAACCTAAAATTAACACATATATTATTTTGGCCAAAACTCCTAGAATTAATCAATCATTCGAGAGTAATACATCATGAGTAAACTATATAAAAAACTTTGTACAAACCAGTTAATACAGTTAGACATTTAGACCGAGTTAAATAGTCACATGTAGTGCTACATGGCACGTTTTTAGACAATTAGGATCGCGTACTAGACGCACCTCTAAGAATGCAAGGAGAGAATTTTAATATGAAGGGCAATATAATTCAAAAGGTTTTCGAGGACACCGAATAATTTAAGCAAGGAACAGACAATTTAGGAAGATTTTAGGATATTAACTCTTTTAGTATTTATTATCTTCTCAATCTTATAATGTCACACAAACAAAAATAAGACATCAAGGAGATGTCAATATAACTGAAGATTTTCACATTTGGAGCTTAACCCTGCTAAATTGGATACGCCTTCACACCTCTTACAAAGGCCGATGACTACGTTAGGGAAATGATCCTGTTATCAATAAGATCCTTATCCTCTTTGAATTGAGCTACCTTTTTTTAAACTATCAGGAAACTACTATGCCACCAAACAAGAGAGTCAATAGGTTAAAATACAATACTTTTTCCAGCAATACGAGCACACGAAGGACAATTTTTTTGTAACTTTAGATATCAAAGACATCATAGCAAAAAGCTGCTATACAGGCCAGCTAACATAAACAGCTAGGACATAACTAAAATTCCCTGTGCATGACATTCAAAGGCATCTGACCTAGCCATCGATTTTACAATTGACAATGAAACAAAGAAAATGAGAAGATAAGATACATTGTCAGGTTTACAACAATTGGTCACAAATTTTTCAAGATACAGTGCGCCCATAGCATAGACAAGAAAGATAGAGATTCTTTCCCCACTTTTCCTGCAATGAAAACCAAAATTGACACAAATCAACTTTCTCGTAATAAAGTGAAGATGATAAAGTCTCATCGTATATTAGTCTGAGAACTGCAGACTTGCTAACAACAGAACCTAATCAAAGCAAAAGATTCATAGAGGCAATACAAACTGGTCCGAACTAAGACTAGGTGCTGGTGTTACACTTATATCAGGTCAGGTAGGGATAACAAAGTGACTGAGAGAACCTCTAGCTTTTGAGAACCTACCGTATAGTTCTGAATAACATAAGATCTCAAAAGGTCTACAATATATGATTAACTAGAATATTAAGATATACTACATATTATAATGAGGCATGGATGAAAGTTCAAGATATGTTTACAAAGAGTTCCTGGAAGttcataataagaataacaaaaaCCTTCATAATGGATAATATAATACTGGTAAAATCTGCTAAAATAGCATTAGCCAGCAAGTAATGCTCACTCTTTTCTTAGCTCATCAACAATTTAGGCAAAGCAGAGGAGAAAACAGTTTCACAAAAGAATTACCTTGACATGTGTGCTGGGAAACTGAGATGTTCGCAGAGTTTCCTGAGTCTCATCACCAGGTCTTCGGCGAGGCACACTCAGGATAAGGGCAGCTTGGTCTGCCGTGGCAGCTGTTGCAGTAATACGATAACCATTATCCCACCGCTTGTGAATGCCTTCACTGGGATAAAGAAAATCGAGCTCTACCACCTATTAAACATAAACAATCTAAATGTTACTAAAGCTAGCACTAATTTGGGAGATAGGACGTCTTACCAGATGATCAAAGTTCTCTACAACAAATGGTACTATAAGAGAAACTAAGTCATGCAATGATCCATTGACATTCAAATCAAGCGAGTATGACAACCACCATTGCATTTAACAGCTTACTTTGACCTTATTCGAGGTAaccgggaaaagaaaagaaaaggttatGTATCTTCAAAAGTGGCTCTTTAGATTCTAGAGTCAACTCCCGAGAGTAACTTGGATTAGCTGTTGTTAGGTTTATACTCTTTCAATGCCAAATCGAGGTCATCTTCAGATTAAAAATTATGGTCGCTTTGCCAGTGGTGCACCACCTTATCATTCCTCTTTTCATGTGAATAATATTTCACTTGTCAAAATAATTATTCGTAACAGAAATATACTCGAATCACTTTTAAATATCTTCTCCTTATTATGGATAAGATAAAtagaaaccaaaaaaaattaCTTCTAACCATATCTAAATGATAGTGAAACTAACCATAGTATGACACCAATTATGACACCCAACTTCAGATGAGGACTATCGCTCTGTGTAAACTGTGTATTAACTCAGTATGACCTATTTATACATGCCAAGTGCCATGTTTAAGTTCAATTCCGGCAGCCACATTTGACAGAATATAGCAATGAGAACCTCACAAGTTCATACTTGATATCAAGATTACCTAATATATCAATGAATATGTATGCTGCCTAACTCTCTGTATGTCTTCTAAAAAAAACAAttagtttttagtttttagtttttaACAAACCAGCAATTTTATTGCTATTGTGGGAAAAGCACAACAAACAATTAGTTTATAGGATAAAATTTAAGTTAAATTGTCATATATGTCAAGGAATGAAACATTTCTATTACTTGATCTCCATGCAAACACTTTGTTTACGATACATAACCAGGCATTAGCTTAATCCAACAAAACTGCAAGGTCCAACGTAAACGAACTATATATTTTTCGAAATATTTAGAGGAATGAGTGAGGACATTAAACAAAACTACTTCATTTCCTTCGAGAAATTACAACTTCAATGAGACTACCATTTTAGCTCCTCCAgcaataaattataattttattaacaTCAAAAAACCTGACTGGAAGATTTGCACTTCTCCTTTCAAGTGTCTGTCTTCGTGGGAAATTTATTCAACAACTTTTCAAGGCTATAACAGCACGGAAATATTGAAAAAAGATGACATGGGATAGAAGGGATCAAGATAACATCACGAAACCAtattagataaaaaaaaaatttggtgtgtgtgtgtgtgtgagagagagagagagaagagagggatgaACAACCTGGTCACTGAAGCCTGAATTGCGTGACATAACAACAGCCCACCTAGAGCCAGCAGTTGCCATGGAGGTCACGTGGAACCCTTCTTTCCATTTCTTGCTTATCCACTTAAAGGGAAACGACTCGCTCACTTTATAAGACTGTTGAGTGAACTGTGTGCctgcagaaaatgtcaaaattGTGATATacaaaagataaaagaaagtCCAAAACCTAGAGCTGCAACCTAAAAAGCTCAACGCTGGCATAACAGTCTGCATTTGCCTTTGCATAGGAAGAAATACTCTCCACAACAATTAGATGAAATAATGCAACTTAGTGATATAGCTTCTACATATCACCAACTAAAACCTCCAGATTCAGGCAATAAACTCGTGTATCTCAATTGAACTACTTTAGTTGGTGTAACAACCTGAGAGAGGAAGCAAAAACACCCTATGATTGTTATCTTGCAATGTTTTGACTTGAATAAAAAGTTCAAACTGGCAAGAGAAAAAGGCTAAATTTCCATTGCATGTAGAGCAATGTTTTAGCATCTAAAGAAGTAATCCATCATCTAAAATCACATCAGACTGAAAGGATTATACAAACTGATAAAAAGTTAATAccttcttttatatatataaaaataaagttaATACCTTCTGATTTGCCTTATGAGAACATAAAAAGCTTTTGATAACAGAACTACACTAGAAAACAACTGCCCCAGCAGCAAACACTTAATTTGTTACAGATCCATGTTATAGTCTGATCGGTAAAATGGAGGATATGAAATCTAGGTCCAGCAGTAGAGTTAGTTTTCAATGCAAGATAAAATTTCAAAGGGACCAAACAAAACGAACCAACAGAAAGTATAACCGGCACAGCAATAGAAACAGCCCAATGGAAAATTATGCTGTGACCTAAGCAATCTAAATATCTACTTAATAGAATAATGCAGAAACAAACAGACACCAAATACTAATATGATTCCAACAGGGCACAATACCATAACTCTTGTCTCAAGCACATACCCGGCATGGTAGAAAAACTGTGAGACGAACCTAAGTTTATATCAGCTACCAAAATTACcaatttcaaaatataaggcGGGAAAAGATATCTAGCTAAATTGTCTAAAGGCAGGTAAAAGATCAAAACAAGCAGAGAGAATTGACCTACAGCATGTTAAAGAAAACACACCTTTTGACATTACTACTAACGAGCTTCCATTGGTGGCACCTGCAAGAGAGCTAATATAATAGTTCTTCTCCCACTGCTCCATGATCCACTCCTGTAAGCATGCATTAGAAAGATAAGATAATTACACATGATGTTAAATGGCTCAGCAGACATGAAGTCTACATGAAACTCCTAGTTACCTTGTGCAAGAAGAAAGGCGACAGCTCATAAACTTGGCTGGTGAAGTTCGTTCCAGCATCCATGATAATAGCCCATAAGCTGGAACACGATGCTACACAACTTATAGACAAACCATCCACAGACCCTTTCTCCACGTGTTGTGCCAATCTTTGGTCTGCTACATTATAATGGTACCTAAAAAAGTCATGGTGTATTAAGTAAAGAAAGTGGTGAATAAAGGATGATTATTCAATCACCATTATGAATTGTATCAAAAAGGATTATCTCCTGATACCATGGAGCAAAAATGAATACAAAAAATATCATCTTTCATCATGTAGTGATTATGCCATTAGAAGGCAAAGGATACTCATCCTTCTTAATAAAATATGTCAACGTGAATTGACAAAGGTAGCAAGTTTGGCGGATATTTATTTCTTCTACCACCATATCTAGCCTTCCAAGAGTTCAAAATTCATACTGGCAGAAGCTTAAATTTCCTCCTTTCCACATAAATATCAAATTTGGTCAATACTACAATGTTTCTGTTCATTTTCCTaagatacaaaaatatttctattCTACAGTGCTACTACATAAAATACTCacttgacaaaaaaaaaaactccaaCCCGCATCCCCCATTTGAGGTGAAAAATTCAAGGATTAATGTTCACTGCCAACAAAAACTTATCAACTGCTTTACAAGAAGAGACCAATCATGTGAAATAGCTACCTCTGTTTCATAGGCTTTCTGGCATTGTAAATTGATATCCATTGTGTCGCAGGAACTCCCATGCGAACCTTCTTCTGAGGCTGCTCTTCTTCCTCATTTAAAGTCAGCCTCCCCCGCTTTTGGCCGACCTGGATAACCTGTAATAATTACATAATGAGCCAATGGATGGCCTGTAATATAATTCTAACACACTGCGGCTTACATCAAAGTTAGAGTACTTACCTTTTGGGCACCATCTGTGTTGATTGGTCTTATAGCAGGATCAGCTCCAAGCAAGCTCCCAAATAGAGAGATTAACTTTGAATATTTTGGTTCTTCATCAAATTTCAGGTTAATTACTGTATCAAGAAATTCTCTAAAAGGTGCAGGGCAGAAGCAACACAGCATCTCCGGAGATGTTGCCATCTTTTTTTTGCAGACAAGAAATGATTTGTTATCACCCTGAAACTCAAAAGATGAACTTGTAAAAAGAGATGTCCGGAAAGCTATATGACTGGAACAAACTGTCTGCAGTATAACGACTTGACAGAAGCAGGTGAAGCAGATACCTGATAACCCTGCCATGGCAGCCTCCCTCTGTGAAGAAAAATTAGTGTGTATGCAAGTGATTCCAGGTCATCTCTTCTACTGGCAGTCCTTCCCAAGTGAGCATGCGCACTTACATACCGGACAGTCCCTCTGAAATTGATAGATAGGAGTTAATATTGGATAGATATGTAAGAAAACTAAGGCAGAGGATAGCAGAACATGAAACACCTGAATGTGTCAGGACGCTGATCATATCCGACGTGCTGCCCTTTTGAAGTGTCTCTCCACTTTGTGGCTGTACTTGGTAGATAAAGTAATCAGGAATAAGGATTATCAAATCAACAGAACAAAAACCAAAAACTAACTTCTCTTACCCAGTCCCAAGTCAACAAGGAACAACTTCTTCTCTTGCGGCGTTGATGGCTGGCCAAGTAAAAAGTTTTCTGGCTTTACGTCTCCGTGCACGTATCTAAGGACAAGAAAAACAATCACTTTGAAGAATTCAACGAAAACTACAGGGATCTCAAATTAAAAGTAGTTCAAATTTTTCAGCAACAGAAAGAACCAACATGATTGCAAGGAGAGCGCATTCATAGCCTTACTTATccccaaaacaaaaagaaaaggaaaggaaaagagtgTGTGCATACCCTTTTGCGTGCAGCTTTTCCAAAATTGACAAAGACTCAACTGCAATACAGGCCACC is from Nicotiana tabacum cultivar K326 chromosome 18, ASM71507v2, whole genome shotgun sequence and encodes:
- the LOC107824782 gene encoding casein kinase 1-like protein HD16, which encodes MPELRSGVVRKRSGAQVAAAKKKRGGGGVGGRSYIKTRAAKAKAAAAEAKKVVEVKEKEKERVEVEEVEEEEEKMGDESGGLSANNNNNNKATAQEDENANLFPEQVQVGGSPLYKVERKLGKGGFGQVFLGRRLTGGNERGNGPLAMEVALKFEHRNSKGCSYGPPYEWQVYNTLGGSHGVPRVHYKGRAGDYYVMVMDMLGPSLWDVWNSSGQSMSAEMVACIAVESLSILEKLHAKGYVHGDVKPENFLLGQPSTPQEKKLFLVDLGLATKWRDTSKGQHVGYDQRPDTFRGTVRYVSAHAHLGRTASRRDDLESLAYTLIFLHRGRLPWQGYQGDNKSFLVCKKKMATSPEMLCCFCPAPFREFLDTVINLKFDEEPKYSKLISLFGSLLGADPAIRPINTDGAQKVIQVGQKRGRLTLNEEEEQPQKKVRMGVPATQWISIYNARKPMKQRYHYNVADQRLAQHVEKGSVDGLSISCVASCSSLWAIIMDAGTNFTSQVYELSPFFLHKEWIMEQWEKNYYISSLAGATNGSSLVVMSKGTQFTQQSYKVSESFPFKWISKKWKEGFHVTSMATAGSRWAVVMSRNSGFSDQVVELDFLYPSEGIHKRWDNGYRITATAATADQAALILSVPRRRPGDETQETLRTSQFPSTHVKEKWGKNLYLSCLCYGRTVS